Proteins encoded by one window of Candidatus Deferrimicrobiaceae bacterium:
- a CDS encoding translocation/assembly module TamB domain-containing protein — translation MARRWTWWIGLGFLLVVLLAFGTWRLLQEVPGLMAKAEDTIRREAEALGLELSFRDLRFHPLHLRVSLEDLDIRDGIAGIPLAHADHVEVFLSPRRFLSGLTPVSRVLVRAFSIHAGEANRPLLEKVRGSGKGGEAGTLPEILLLDGKIRFEPMGPLERWEAKVPEVRIRPVRFLGTHVTAAVQEAAGRISLPGAGSGNIPFESAEADFFLKGDSVRVRKFRASGRSAKLSLSGQWEGADRTVDWKFSGEADLAVWAASGAWGRDWIRRVATEGTVAFSGRIEGPLENPEGSGKILARNLLFPGKTPFEGEASLAVAGKRIRLESLRGKIWDGVVSAAGMYDFRAGKGDAKLSLEQAAFGQAPWGSWGISWRPAGRGTLVLSLTGGREILQGTISLKNPAGFERPGADGVPAVRVALPLAAVAAFDVLPGKEWRIRDLRVTAGRAEATGKGAFAPDGRRLSSAGGFLVPRGRAADYGWVYPLSWGSLSGAWSVSGAAGNLHVTAKLTAEGLAARALPPVPLSLKLEGDPADVVHFVADIPVDVAKVTAVGTISGPLSSRPPSLEATVGARDIDFSLAGGWGAAVLSSLRKDPTQLQKYTAGMSGTGNADLRISVGKGAYSVSGSISSPEVRFPGIGVRAVSASGNWGESVSGAHWGFQADGRFGEGSFLLTGKGEGGESGIFGTLEDIDLGTLASFVDGDSRGRIGGRATMRLEASTGPRGWEIRKFSASVPRLNAAGLTIEQVSAEGSLGASSGILSLVSASPFLRASADIRRESGWPVSFSVRAEGVPTGALLDAIGRKDATAQGTWDAVAEGTMKVEDWIAGRKMRPEVFSAFRFSVSATQPVLSGVSFGALSAEGKKEDDVIVGEIGSRLPDSRLSFSLLLREPFNFRVEGPFTVGRPSGPASTGGSPEAIREDAQANGNGKARLGIAGRVQVTGSLFAPENSRGMLAVERLMARYRGMDLTGEEISIQLSSEGIRWASGTVRAAGNPLRVTGKASWAGDLDVRLDGRVPATAIRLVTDVFDRLDGMTRMEVRVTGRWDDPSVIGTGRLENGTFSFRGYAQLFEQMNADAVISREKIIFEHFEGRSGGGYIDGRGELPLRFAEGQKMYFSVDFFDMRYPYPEDLRPMLQGHAELRGPLNDLFITGDVEVQSATYTKTVRPEQALLDFRKRLADVTARRRESDFRIRLDLEVLADGTIHVKNNLGEGDFKGEFKVVGDTSRVILLGAFDVTEARVDYRGNRYELTRGSLEFQDPRRNNPRLDFRAETKKGNVTVTVRISGTLEKYEVDLSSDPPYSKNDIISLLSLGVTSETLAGAGGAVSAAQAAAIVLGPYTGRVEEGLRNVIGLDKFAIEPAYSSTDKSFEPRFIVGKTFGERLSVSISTNVGATTESSAVAEFKVLENVYLQGAWTSATTAQEGDLGADVKFRYRYRQFRDIFRGGD, via the coding sequence ATGGCGAGGCGATGGACGTGGTGGATCGGCTTGGGGTTCCTCCTCGTCGTACTCCTTGCCTTCGGGACCTGGCGGCTTCTCCAGGAGGTTCCCGGCCTCATGGCGAAGGCTGAGGATACGATCCGCCGGGAGGCCGAGGCGCTCGGTCTGGAGCTTTCCTTCCGGGACCTGCGGTTTCACCCCCTCCATCTCCGCGTCTCATTGGAGGACCTGGACATCCGGGACGGGATCGCCGGAATACCTCTTGCCCACGCGGATCATGTCGAGGTTTTCCTTTCCCCCCGCCGGTTCCTGTCGGGCCTGACGCCGGTGTCCCGCGTCCTCGTGCGCGCGTTTTCCATTCACGCCGGAGAGGCGAACCGCCCCCTGCTGGAAAAAGTACGGGGCTCCGGGAAGGGGGGGGAGGCGGGAACGCTCCCCGAGATCCTCCTCCTCGACGGCAAGATCCGATTCGAGCCCATGGGTCCGCTCGAACGCTGGGAGGCGAAGGTTCCGGAGGTCCGAATCCGGCCCGTCCGGTTTCTGGGGACGCATGTCACCGCTGCGGTTCAGGAGGCCGCCGGGCGGATTTCCCTGCCGGGGGCGGGGAGCGGGAATATCCCTTTCGAATCGGCGGAGGCCGACTTCTTTCTGAAGGGGGATTCCGTTCGGGTACGCAAGTTCCGGGCATCGGGGCGTTCCGCGAAGCTATCCCTGTCCGGCCAGTGGGAAGGGGCCGATCGGACGGTCGATTGGAAATTCTCCGGGGAGGCGGATCTCGCGGTCTGGGCGGCATCCGGGGCTTGGGGAAGAGACTGGATTCGCCGTGTGGCGACGGAGGGAACGGTCGCATTTTCCGGCCGGATCGAGGGGCCCCTCGAGAACCCGGAGGGATCGGGGAAGATCCTGGCGCGCAACCTTCTTTTTCCGGGAAAGACGCCGTTCGAGGGGGAAGCTTCGCTCGCGGTCGCGGGAAAGAGGATCCGGCTGGAATCGCTTCGCGGGAAGATATGGGACGGGGTCGTTTCCGCCGCGGGGATGTACGATTTCCGAGCAGGGAAGGGGGATGCAAAGCTTTCGCTGGAGCAGGCGGCGTTCGGGCAAGCGCCCTGGGGTTCCTGGGGAATTTCGTGGCGTCCCGCCGGAAGGGGAACCCTTGTCCTTTCGTTGACGGGGGGTCGGGAGATCCTCCAGGGGACGATCTCCCTGAAAAACCCGGCCGGGTTCGAGCGGCCAGGAGCGGATGGGGTACCGGCGGTGAGAGTGGCGCTTCCCTTGGCCGCTGTTGCGGCCTTCGATGTTCTGCCCGGCAAAGAATGGCGGATACGGGATCTCCGGGTGACGGCGGGTAGGGCGGAAGCCACGGGCAAGGGGGCGTTTGCCCCGGACGGCAGGAGACTATCGTCCGCCGGAGGCTTCCTCGTCCCCCGGGGACGGGCCGCGGATTACGGCTGGGTCTACCCCCTCTCCTGGGGGAGCCTGTCCGGCGCTTGGTCGGTTTCGGGGGCCGCGGGGAACCTGCACGTGACCGCAAAGCTTACGGCCGAAGGGCTCGCCGCGAGGGCTCTTCCTCCCGTGCCTCTCTCCCTGAAACTGGAGGGGGATCCGGCGGACGTCGTTCACTTCGTCGCGGATATCCCCGTGGATGTCGCGAAAGTCACCGCGGTCGGCACGATCTCCGGACCCCTCTCGTCCCGCCCCCCCTCCCTCGAGGCGACCGTAGGCGCTCGGGATATCGATTTCTCCCTGGCGGGAGGATGGGGCGCAGCCGTGCTCTCCTCCCTGCGAAAGGACCCGACGCAGCTCCAAAAGTACACGGCCGGAATGTCGGGGACGGGGAACGCCGACCTCAGGATCTCGGTCGGCAAAGGAGCCTACTCGGTCTCCGGCTCGATCTCCTCTCCCGAAGTCCGGTTCCCGGGAATCGGCGTACGGGCGGTTTCCGCCTCGGGAAACTGGGGCGAATCGGTTTCCGGCGCTCATTGGGGGTTCCAGGCGGACGGTCGATTCGGGGAAGGTTCGTTCCTCCTGACGGGGAAGGGGGAGGGAGGGGAATCCGGGATCTTCGGGACGCTGGAGGATATCGATCTCGGGACGTTGGCATCCTTCGTGGACGGGGATTCCAGGGGACGGATCGGCGGGCGCGCAACCATGCGGTTGGAGGCAAGCACAGGCCCGCGAGGTTGGGAAATCCGGAAATTCTCGGCTTCCGTTCCCCGGTTGAACGCCGCCGGGCTGACCATCGAGCAGGTTTCGGCGGAGGGCTCCCTGGGGGCATCTTCCGGCATCCTCTCCCTCGTTTCCGCCTCCCCCTTTCTGAGGGCCTCGGCGGACATCCGTCGCGAGAGCGGGTGGCCGGTATCGTTCTCGGTCAGGGCCGAAGGGGTCCCGACGGGGGCGCTGCTCGATGCGATCGGCCGGAAGGATGCCACCGCCCAAGGGACCTGGGATGCGGTCGCCGAGGGAACCATGAAGGTCGAAGATTGGATCGCGGGGAGGAAAATGCGCCCGGAGGTGTTTTCCGCGTTCCGGTTTTCCGTTTCGGCGACCCAACCGGTCCTTTCCGGGGTTTCCTTCGGGGCGTTGTCCGCCGAAGGGAAAAAGGAGGACGATGTCATCGTCGGGGAGATCGGAAGCCGTCTCCCCGACTCGCGTCTCTCCTTTTCCCTCTTGCTCCGGGAGCCTTTCAATTTCCGGGTGGAGGGTCCGTTCACGGTGGGGCGGCCGTCCGGCCCTGCATCGACGGGAGGTTCCCCGGAGGCTATCCGGGAGGATGCCCAGGCGAACGGAAACGGGAAAGCCCGGCTCGGCATCGCCGGAAGGGTGCAGGTCACCGGTTCGCTGTTTGCGCCGGAAAATTCCCGCGGGATGCTTGCCGTCGAGCGGTTGATGGCTCGTTACCGGGGGATGGATCTGACGGGCGAGGAGATCTCGATCCAGCTTTCCTCCGAGGGGATTCGCTGGGCGAGCGGGACCGTGCGGGCCGCAGGGAATCCCCTGCGCGTCACCGGGAAGGCCTCCTGGGCCGGGGACCTGGATGTCCGTCTCGACGGAAGGGTGCCCGCCACCGCCATCCGGCTGGTCACGGACGTATTCGACCGGCTGGACGGGATGACCCGGATGGAAGTTCGGGTCACCGGGCGGTGGGACGATCCTTCCGTCATCGGGACCGGGCGCCTGGAAAACGGCACCTTTTCCTTCCGTGGGTACGCGCAGCTGTTCGAGCAGATGAACGCCGACGCGGTGATCAGCCGGGAGAAGATCATCTTCGAGCATTTCGAGGGGAGGAGCGGAGGGGGGTACATCGACGGCAGGGGCGAACTCCCCTTGCGGTTCGCCGAGGGACAGAAGATGTACTTCTCGGTGGACTTCTTCGATATGCGATACCCCTACCCGGAGGACCTGCGCCCCATGCTCCAGGGGCACGCCGAGCTACGCGGGCCACTGAACGATCTTTTCATCACGGGAGATGTCGAGGTCCAGTCGGCGACGTACACGAAGACCGTCCGTCCCGAGCAGGCGCTGCTCGATTTCCGGAAGAGGCTTGCGGATGTGACGGCCCGTCGGCGGGAATCCGATTTCCGCATCCGGTTGGACCTCGAAGTGTTGGCCGACGGTACGATCCATGTGAAGAACAACCTCGGGGAGGGGGACTTCAAGGGGGAGTTCAAGGTCGTGGGGGATACGAGCCGGGTCATTCTGTTGGGGGCCTTCGACGTCACGGAAGCGCGCGTCGACTACCGGGGCAACCGGTACGAGCTGACGCGCGGGAGCCTGGAATTCCAGGACCCCCGCCGCAACAACCCCAGGCTCGATTTCCGGGCGGAGACGAAAAAAGGGAACGTGACCGTTACCGTCAGGATATCGGGAACGCTGGAGAAGTACGAGGTGGATCTCTCTTCCGACCCGCCTTACAGCAAGAACGACATCATCAGCCTGTTGTCCCTGGGCGTCACCTCGGAGACCCTCGCGGGAGCGGGGGGGGCGGTCTCCGCCGCCCAAGCGGCAGCGATCGTCCTCGGGCCCTACACGGGGAGGGTGGAGGAGGGGCTCCGGAACGTCATCGGCCTGGACAAGTTCGCCATCGAGCCGGCCTATTCCTCCACGGACAAGTCCTTCGAGCCGCGGTTCATCGTCGGAAAGACCTTCGGGGAACGGTTGTCGGTCTCCATCTCCACGAACGTGGGGGCGACGACGGAGAGCAGCGCTGTCGCGGAGTTCAAGGTCCTCGAGAACGTATACCTCCAGGGCGCCTGGACGAGCGCCACCACAGCCCAGGAGGGCGACCTGGGGGCCGACGTGAAATTCCGGTACCGATACCGTCAGTTCCGGGACATCTTTCGTGGCGGGGACTGA
- a CDS encoding tetratricopeptide repeat protein gives MSLFDSFKKIFSPGGGDERSSLSRKVQESPQDPQARQKLGLFLLRAGEVVEGTDQLARAAILYEKRGFTTKAIAVLRQMLKSDPSNSDFQRWIIRLFAQQGHTGDALSELQKVAAGGIQFSSDDQRIEFFRSVSESMPDHPLPHLLVADVYLLQRKMFEAVSEMEKALQRRSSAGMQKEFAGRVSVLSSLTGDNAELCEPTGFLWIAAGKIEDALPFLEKAAELARESGDPKRASDADQVLALLQEGRGEEIADAMSFAEAVGRISEAKAPLPPPAVDRQAPPPGGQEEERILQSAVEKLQAKVKEEIGESDPEARYNLGIAYKEMGLLDEAAEEFRLSRSTPSLFLGASYLLAETVAEKGDVAAAIGLLDEVLASENLRDTEMRDVRYQKAVLLSRGGREEEAKEIFVSLYETSPDYRDVQERVRKFRG, from the coding sequence GTGAGCCTGTTCGATTCCTTCAAGAAGATTTTTTCTCCGGGCGGGGGAGATGAGCGCAGCTCCCTCTCCCGGAAGGTCCAGGAATCTCCGCAAGATCCCCAGGCGCGGCAGAAGCTGGGCCTCTTTCTCCTGAGGGCGGGAGAGGTCGTGGAGGGGACCGACCAGCTTGCACGGGCGGCCATCCTGTACGAAAAGAGGGGGTTCACGACCAAGGCCATCGCCGTCCTGCGGCAGATGCTCAAGAGCGACCCCTCCAACAGCGATTTCCAGCGCTGGATCATCCGGCTGTTCGCCCAACAGGGGCATACGGGGGACGCGCTGAGCGAACTGCAGAAGGTGGCCGCGGGGGGGATCCAGTTTTCCTCCGACGATCAGAGGATCGAATTCTTCCGGAGCGTCTCGGAGAGCATGCCGGACCACCCGCTTCCTCATCTCCTCGTTGCCGACGTCTATCTGCTCCAGAGGAAGATGTTCGAGGCCGTGAGCGAGATGGAGAAGGCCCTGCAACGCCGTTCTTCCGCCGGAATGCAAAAGGAGTTCGCGGGCAGGGTAAGCGTCCTGTCCTCCCTCACGGGGGACAACGCCGAACTTTGCGAGCCCACCGGATTCCTGTGGATCGCCGCGGGGAAAATCGAGGACGCCCTCCCGTTCCTGGAGAAGGCGGCGGAGCTCGCAAGGGAGTCGGGGGATCCCAAGCGCGCGTCGGATGCCGATCAGGTGCTCGCCCTGCTTCAGGAAGGACGGGGGGAGGAGATCGCGGACGCGATGTCCTTTGCGGAGGCCGTCGGGAGGATCTCGGAGGCCAAGGCGCCTCTTCCCCCGCCCGCGGTAGATCGGCAGGCGCCTCCCCCGGGGGGCCAAGAGGAGGAGAGGATTCTCCAGAGCGCCGTGGAGAAGCTTCAGGCGAAAGTGAAGGAGGAGATCGGCGAGTCGGATCCGGAGGCGCGGTACAACCTCGGCATCGCGTACAAGGAGATGGGTCTTCTGGACGAGGCCGCGGAGGAGTTCCGGCTTTCCCGGTCGACGCCGTCTCTTTTCCTGGGGGCTTCGTATCTGCTTGCCGAGACGGTGGCCGAGAAGGGGGATGTCGCCGCCGCCATCGGGCTGCTCGACGAGGTGCTCGCGTCGGAGAACCTCCGCGACACCGAAATGCGGGATGTCCGGTACCAGAAGGCGGTTCTCCTCTCCCGGGGGGGGAGGGAAGAGGAGGCGAAGGAGATATTCGTCTCCCTCTACGAAACCTCGCCGGATTACCGGGACGTCCAGGAGCGTGTCCGGAAGTTCCGGGGATGA
- the accC gene encoding acetyl-CoA carboxylase biotin carboxylase subunit gives MIHKVLVANRGEIAVRVIRTCREMGLRTVAIYSTMDKDAMHVRMADQAVCVGPPPSAESYLNVPSILSAVEITDADSVHPGYGFLAENPAFAEICENYGVKFIGPSSESIRLMGDKIEARRAVRKVKVPTVPGSDGAITEEEEGLRVSKQIGFPVIIKAAAGGGGKGMKIVHSPASFINAFLTAQSEALAAFGTPDVYIEKYFEHARHIEVQVMADKFGNVIHLGDRDCSVQRRHQKLIEEAPAPFLPARVRNRIHKAALDASTAARYNNVGTVEFLYVNEGEFYFLEMNTRIQVEHPITEMVTGVDIVREQIRIADGKKLRFDQKAIHFRGHSIECRINAEDPETFTPSPGRISSCVFPGGFGVRVDTAIYPGYTVPSTYDSLLGKLVVHGDDRNEAIMRMRRALEEIRIEGVKTTIDFHKKLMIDSDFTEGRLWTKFVEKRA, from the coding sequence ATGATTCACAAGGTTCTTGTCGCCAACCGGGGAGAGATCGCGGTCCGCGTCATCCGGACTTGCCGCGAGATGGGACTCCGGACCGTCGCCATCTATTCCACCATGGACAAGGACGCCATGCATGTCAGGATGGCGGACCAAGCCGTCTGCGTGGGACCGCCTCCGAGCGCGGAGAGCTACCTCAACGTCCCCTCGATCCTGAGCGCGGTCGAGATCACCGACGCGGACTCGGTGCACCCCGGGTACGGCTTCCTCGCGGAAAACCCCGCCTTCGCGGAGATCTGCGAGAATTACGGCGTGAAGTTCATCGGCCCGTCGTCGGAGTCCATTCGCCTGATGGGGGACAAGATCGAGGCGCGCCGCGCGGTGCGCAAGGTCAAGGTGCCGACCGTTCCCGGCAGCGACGGCGCGATCACGGAGGAGGAGGAGGGCCTCCGGGTCTCGAAGCAAATCGGATTCCCGGTGATCATCAAGGCGGCCGCGGGAGGCGGCGGCAAGGGAATGAAGATCGTACATTCCCCCGCTTCCTTCATCAACGCCTTCCTCACCGCCCAGTCGGAGGCGCTCGCCGCGTTCGGCACCCCCGATGTCTACATCGAGAAGTATTTCGAGCACGCGAGGCACATCGAGGTCCAGGTGATGGCCGACAAGTTCGGCAACGTGATCCACCTCGGGGACCGGGACTGTTCCGTCCAGCGGCGCCATCAGAAACTGATCGAGGAAGCCCCCGCCCCGTTCCTTCCCGCCCGGGTCCGGAACCGGATCCACAAGGCGGCGCTCGATGCGTCGACCGCGGCGCGGTACAACAATGTGGGGACGGTCGAGTTCCTCTACGTGAACGAGGGGGAGTTCTACTTCCTCGAGATGAACACCAGAATCCAGGTCGAGCACCCCATCACGGAGATGGTCACGGGCGTGGACATCGTGCGGGAGCAGATCCGGATCGCCGACGGGAAGAAATTGCGATTCGACCAGAAGGCGATCCACTTCCGGGGACACAGCATCGAGTGCCGCATCAACGCGGAGGACCCCGAGACGTTCACGCCGTCCCCCGGGCGAATCTCGTCGTGCGTGTTTCCCGGAGGGTTCGGGGTCCGTGTCGACACGGCGATTTATCCCGGCTACACCGTCCCCTCCACGTACGATTCCCTCCTGGGCAAGCTGGTGGTCCACGGGGATGACCGGAACGAGGCGATCATGCGGATGCGCCGGGCGCTCGAGGAGATCCGGATCGAAGGGGTGAAAACGACGATCGACTTCCATAAGAAGCTGATGATCGATTCGGATTTCACCGAAGGTCGTTTGTGGACGAAATTCGTGGAAAAGAGGGCATAA
- the accB gene encoding acetyl-CoA carboxylase biotin carboxyl carrier protein, whose translation MNLKEIREILELLKGTDVTELEVVRGEDILKVRRGPTGEMRPIPAAPPPPPSAAPPAEAPAVPAKEPPKPAFKEVVSPIVGTFYRAPAPDATPFVEVGSRVTKGQVLCIVEAMKIMNQIESDASGVVVAILVENAQPVAYGQPLFHVSPEQGTG comes from the coding sequence ATGAATCTGAAAGAGATACGGGAGATCCTCGAGCTTCTCAAGGGAACCGACGTGACTGAACTGGAAGTGGTCCGCGGGGAGGACATCCTCAAGGTCCGGAGGGGGCCGACGGGCGAGATGCGGCCGATCCCCGCCGCGCCGCCTCCCCCTCCATCGGCGGCCCCGCCCGCGGAGGCTCCTGCCGTCCCCGCGAAGGAACCTCCGAAGCCGGCGTTCAAGGAGGTCGTTTCCCCGATCGTAGGGACCTTCTACCGGGCACCGGCGCCCGATGCGACTCCGTTCGTCGAGGTGGGGAGCCGCGTCACCAAGGGGCAGGTCCTGTGTATCGTCGAGGCGATGAAGATCATGAACCAGATCGAATCCGACGCCAGCGGCGTCGTGGTGGCCATTCTCGTCGAGAATGCGCAGCCGGTAGCCTACGGCCAGCCGCTTTTCCACGTCTCGCCGGAGCAGGGGACCGGATGA
- the efp gene encoding elongation factor P, with translation MFSTTDFRNGLKIEFGGDPYVIVYFQHVKPGKGGAFVRTKLKNLKTGSVLEHTFRSGDKVDKPDLEEREMQFMYRRENAFHFMDTTTFEQIYLDEDHMGDAAHYMIENLPVKILFFRGEPIGIDLPIFITLQIMETDPGLRGDTVSGATKPAKLSSGAVVQVPLFLNVGDRVKVDTRTGMYIERA, from the coding sequence ATGTTTTCCACCACGGACTTCCGGAACGGGCTCAAGATCGAGTTCGGGGGAGATCCGTACGTGATCGTGTATTTCCAGCACGTCAAGCCCGGGAAGGGCGGGGCGTTCGTCCGGACGAAGCTCAAGAACCTGAAGACCGGGTCCGTCCTGGAGCACACGTTCCGCAGCGGGGACAAGGTCGACAAACCGGACCTCGAGGAGCGGGAGATGCAGTTCATGTACCGGAGGGAGAACGCCTTCCACTTCATGGACACCACGACCTTCGAGCAGATCTATCTGGACGAGGATCACATGGGGGATGCCGCCCACTACATGATCGAGAACCTCCCGGTCAAGATTCTGTTCTTCCGGGGGGAGCCGATCGGGATCGATCTTCCCATCTTCATCACCCTGCAGATCATGGAGACGGATCCGGGCCTTCGGGGTGATACCGTGAGCGGGGCGACCAAGCCGGCGAAGCTTTCCTCCGGTGCGGTGGTGCAGGTTCCCCTCTTCCTCAATGTGGGGGACAGGGTCAAGGTGGACACTCGGACCGGCATGTACATCGAGCGCGCGTAA
- a CDS encoding aminopeptidase P family protein → MARRSFQAPAENSRVRKLLGVLARRKVRLFLCVRMTNIRYLTGFRGSDAVLLVSPDGVTLVTDGRYAQQSREEVRAAEIVVTDRKWPEVSRRIRSSGRRSGGRASARIGFESRHLPVEIYRFLTRGNDGNWVALRDPVEALRMRKEDAEIRAMEGAAVAASGAFLEVLSTGIRGRTERDVAADLERGMKILGAEEPSFRVIVASGPRSAFPHAEPADDTIGRNEAVVIDFGARRRGYCSDETVSVLPARPAPSLRRMFDAVRRAQERGIRAVRPGVPCREVDARVRESLDRAGYLKYFVHSTGHGVGLDIHERPSLSPRSRDRLAEGMVVTVEPGVYIPGVGGIRIEDMIRVTGTRGERVTYLPKKSPLFS, encoded by the coding sequence TTGGCCCGACGTAGCTTCCAGGCGCCGGCGGAAAATTCGCGCGTCCGGAAGCTCCTCGGGGTCCTGGCGAGGCGAAAGGTTCGTCTGTTCCTCTGCGTCCGGATGACCAACATCCGATACCTCACGGGCTTCCGCGGAAGCGACGCCGTCCTTCTCGTGTCCCCCGACGGGGTGACCTTGGTGACCGACGGCAGGTACGCGCAGCAGTCCCGCGAGGAGGTGCGCGCCGCGGAGATCGTCGTCACCGACCGGAAGTGGCCGGAGGTGTCGCGCCGGATCCGGTCGTCGGGACGGCGCTCCGGGGGGAGGGCCTCCGCGAGGATCGGCTTCGAATCCCGTCATCTCCCCGTGGAGATCTACCGGTTCCTGACCCGGGGGAACGACGGAAATTGGGTGGCGCTGCGGGACCCGGTCGAGGCCCTCCGGATGCGGAAGGAGGATGCCGAGATCCGCGCCATGGAAGGGGCGGCGGTCGCCGCCTCCGGCGCCTTCCTCGAGGTGCTCTCGACGGGGATCAGGGGAAGGACCGAGAGGGATGTGGCGGCGGACCTCGAGCGGGGGATGAAGATCCTCGGGGCGGAGGAACCTTCGTTCCGGGTCATCGTCGCCTCGGGGCCGCGCTCCGCTTTTCCCCATGCCGAACCCGCGGACGATACGATCGGGAGGAACGAGGCGGTCGTCATCGATTTCGGCGCCCGTCGCCGGGGGTATTGCTCCGACGAGACCGTTTCCGTTCTCCCCGCCCGCCCCGCCCCTTCCCTGCGCAGGATGTTCGACGCCGTGCGGCGCGCGCAGGAGAGAGGAATCCGGGCCGTCCGCCCGGGGGTCCCGTGCCGGGAGGTGGATGCCCGGGTACGGGAATCGCTGGACCGTGCGGGATATTTGAAGTATTTTGTTCATTCCACCGGCCACGGCGTGGGGCTGGACATCCACGAACGCCCCTCCCTGTCTCCCCGGTCGAGGGATCGGCTTGCCGAGGGGATGGTCGTGACCGTGGAACCGGGAGTGTACATCCCCGGGGTGGGGGGAATCCGGATCGAGGACATGATCCGGGTGACGGGGACGCGGGGAGAACGGGTGACCTACCTTCCCAAGAAGTCGCCGTTGTTTTCCTGA
- the aroQ gene encoding type II 3-dehydroquinate dehydratase has product MYRILFLDGPNLNVLGKREPQVYGRKTLTEIRREVSEAARKEGASVTFFQSNHEGEIVTRLQTARESADGLVINPGGYTHSSVAIRDALIYAGLPVVEVHLSNLARREPFRRQSLIEDVAIGRIAGFGGFGYVLALYAILDHLRGEGGIGPT; this is encoded by the coding sequence GTGTACCGGATCCTCTTCCTGGACGGGCCGAACCTCAACGTCCTGGGAAAGCGGGAGCCCCAGGTCTACGGAAGGAAGACCCTGACCGAAATCCGCCGCGAAGTGTCCGAAGCCGCCCGGAAGGAAGGGGCGTCCGTCACCTTTTTCCAGTCCAACCACGAAGGGGAGATCGTGACCCGCCTCCAGACCGCCCGGGAGAGCGCCGACGGCCTGGTGATCAACCCCGGAGGGTACACCCACTCGAGCGTGGCGATCCGCGACGCCCTGATCTACGCGGGACTTCCCGTCGTGGAAGTCCACCTGAGCAACCTCGCCCGCCGGGAACCTTTCCGGAGGCAATCCCTGATCGAGGACGTGGCGATCGGCCGGATCGCGGGATTCGGCGGGTTCGGGTATGTCCTTGCCCTGTATGCCATACTCGACCACCTCCGCGGGGAAGGTGGAATTGGCCCGACGTAG